CATGGTCAGCGCTCGCAACATACCCCTCCGTCTTTTCATTAGTAAGATTATAGAGTAAACCCCCACCCGTTGCCGCGATAATATACTGAACATCGTTCACTGCATACCGCTGATAGGAATGGACGTGGCCGTTAAAGACCATATCCACACCATTCTCCTCAAAGACAGGCCCCCATAGATCACGAAGATCAGTCCATCCACCAGGATGGCGGGTGCCTGAGCTGTATGGGGGATGGTGGAAGGCGACGAACACCGGGCCTGCCGGCGTGTCTTTTTGGCGCTCCCGATTGCTTTCCAGGTCCTGCCCCAGCCATGCCGCCTCCTCATCAAAGTGGCAGGAAGCCCATTCGTTTGAATCAAGCATTGCGAAATGGGCATTTCCGCAGTCAAAGGAGTACCACTCAGGCATCCCAAAGATGTCATACCAGACGGTCTCGTTGTTTTCATGATTGCCCAGCACCGGTACAAGAGTAGTATTTGCAAAGAGGGATTTTCCTGCCGCAAAGAAGCGATCCCACTCATTCTCATCTTCCACCTGGCAGACCATGTCACCGACGTGCAGCACAAAAAGAGAATCCGGTTCTGTTGCGGCAATCCGTTCTGCAACAAGGGCATGCCGCTCTGCCTGAGTGAAGTAAGGAAGCTGTTCCTGCGTATCTCCATAGACAATGAAGGTGAACGGACCATTTTCCGGGAACGTCCGGAAGGTGTGGTCTCCGGACCGCTCTCCGCCGGTGATGACCTGATAGTGATAGCAGGTATTCGGCTCAAGACCAGTAAGTGAGAGATGG
Above is a window of Methanogenium organophilum DNA encoding:
- a CDS encoding metallophosphoesterase; protein product: MKRLVGAVVIFLLVICGTGNVAAYDDSDDTLFFRWGPYLTGTTVNTTVVNWLSTTPVKGTVSYATDATYCETGRYEETVTDDANVTLHHLSLTGLEPNTCYHYQVITGGERSGDHTFRTFPENGPFTFIVYGDTQEQLPYFTQAERHALVAERIAATEPDSLFVLHVGDMVCQVEDENEWDRFFAAGKSLFANTTLVPVLGNHENNETVWYDIFGMPEWYSFDCGNAHFAMLDSNEWASCHFDEEAAWLGQDLESNRERQKDTPAGPVFVAFHHPPYSSGTRHPGGWTDLRDLWGPVFEENGVDMVFNGHVHSYQRYAVNDVQYIIAATGGGLLYNLTNEKTEGYVASADHELGYVRVTVDGNCVSSVFMPVTAVSVDNRKVVGMFAGGTEYDAVSIGRCDDEVMRIFLELSNGILSFV